The following proteins are co-located in the Pseudomonas sp. ATCC 13867 genome:
- the fadD1 gene encoding long-chain-fatty-acid--CoA ligase FadD1 yields MTDNFWKDKYPVGIAAEINADQYPNILAVLKESCQRFANKPAFSNLGKTLTYGEMYKLSGDFAAYLQQNTDLKPGDRIAVQLPNVLQYPVVVFGAMRAGLIVVNTNPLYTAREMEHQFNDSGAKALVCLANMAHLAEEVLPKTGIRNVIVTEVGDMLPPLKRFIVNFVVRNIKKMVPAFNLPNAQKLTDVLAKGRGKAVAEASPKSDDVAVLQYTGGTTGVAKGAMLTHRNLVANMLQCKALMGANLNEGCEILIAPLPLYHIYAFTFHCMAMMLTGNHNILVTNPRDLASMVKELSQWKFTGFVGLNTLFVGLCNNEGFRKLDFSALKLTLSGGMALQQAAAERWKDVTGCAICEGYGMTETSPVVSVNPFQNIQIGTIGIPVPSTLCKVISDDGQELPLGERGELCVKGPQVMKGYWQRQEATDEILDKDGWLRTGDIAIIQEDGYMRIVDRKKDMILVSGFNVYPNELEDVLATLPGVLQCAAIGIPDEKSGESIKVFVVSKPGVTLTKEQVMQHMHDNLTGYKRPKAVEFRDSLPTTNVGKILRRELRDEELKKIRA; encoded by the coding sequence ATGACCGATAATTTCTGGAAGGACAAATACCCAGTGGGGATCGCTGCCGAGATCAACGCTGACCAGTACCCGAACATCCTCGCGGTACTGAAAGAGTCCTGCCAACGCTTTGCAAACAAGCCCGCCTTCAGCAACCTGGGCAAGACCCTGACCTACGGCGAGATGTACAAGCTCTCCGGGGACTTCGCGGCCTATCTGCAACAGAACACCGATCTCAAGCCCGGCGATCGCATCGCCGTGCAACTGCCCAACGTGCTCCAGTACCCGGTCGTGGTTTTTGGCGCCATGCGCGCCGGCCTCATCGTGGTCAACACCAACCCGCTGTACACCGCGCGGGAAATGGAGCACCAGTTCAACGACTCCGGCGCCAAGGCGCTGGTGTGCCTGGCGAACATGGCGCACCTGGCCGAGGAAGTGCTGCCCAAGACCGGTATCCGCAACGTCATCGTCACCGAAGTGGGTGACATGCTGCCGCCGCTCAAGCGCTTCATCGTCAATTTCGTGGTCAGGAACATCAAGAAGATGGTTCCGGCCTTCAACCTGCCCAATGCGCAGAAGCTGACCGACGTCCTGGCCAAGGGCCGTGGCAAGGCGGTGGCGGAAGCCTCGCCCAAGAGCGACGACGTGGCCGTGCTGCAGTACACCGGCGGCACCACGGGTGTGGCCAAGGGTGCGATGCTGACCCACCGCAACCTGGTCGCCAACATGCTGCAGTGCAAGGCACTGATGGGCGCCAACCTCAACGAAGGCTGCGAGATCCTCATCGCGCCGCTGCCGCTGTACCACATCTACGCCTTCACCTTCCATTGCATGGCGATGATGCTCACCGGCAACCACAACATCCTGGTGACCAACCCGCGCGACCTGGCCAGCATGGTCAAGGAGCTGTCGCAGTGGAAGTTCACCGGCTTCGTCGGCCTGAACACCCTGTTCGTCGGCCTGTGCAACAACGAAGGCTTCCGCAAGCTGGACTTCTCTGCACTGAAGCTGACCCTCTCCGGGGGCATGGCTCTGCAACAGGCCGCAGCCGAGCGCTGGAAAGACGTTACCGGCTGCGCCATCTGCGAAGGCTACGGCATGACCGAGACCAGCCCGGTGGTTTCGGTGAACCCGTTCCAGAACATCCAGATCGGCACCATCGGCATTCCGGTTCCGTCGACCCTGTGCAAGGTCATCAGCGATGACGGCCAGGAGCTGCCGCTGGGCGAGCGTGGCGAGCTGTGCGTGAAGGGCCCGCAGGTGATGAAGGGCTACTGGCAGCGCCAGGAAGCCACCGACGAGATCCTCGACAAGGACGGCTGGCTGCGCACCGGCGACATCGCGATCATCCAGGAAGACGGCTACATGCGTATCGTCGACCGCAAGAAGGACATGATCCTGGTGTCGGGCTTCAACGTGTACCCCAACGAGCTGGAAGACGTGCTCGCCACCCTGCCGGGCGTGCTGCAGTGCGCCGCCATTGGCATCCCGGACGAGAAATCCGGCGAGTCGATCAAGGTCTTCGTGGTGTCCAAGCCGGGCGTCACCCTGACCAAGGAGCAAGTCATGCAGCACATGCACGACAACCTCACCGGCTACAAGCGGCCCAAGGCCGTGGAGTTCCGCGACAGCCTGCCGACCACCAACGTCGGCAAGATCCTGCGCCGAGAATTGCGCGACGAAGAGCTCAAGAAGATCAGGGCCTGA
- a CDS encoding YdcH family protein, with amino-acid sequence MFPEFREKITRLKAEDPHFAKLFHSHNDLDQEIKNMEAGITPASHDTIEALKKQKLQLKDDLYEILRKKNSCCGGCGG; translated from the coding sequence ATGTTTCCCGAATTCCGTGAAAAGATTACTCGCCTCAAAGCCGAAGACCCGCATTTCGCCAAGCTCTTCCATAGCCACAACGATCTCGATCAGGAGATCAAGAACATGGAAGCCGGCATCACCCCTGCCTCGCACGACACCATCGAGGCGCTGAAGAAACAGAAGCTGCAGCTCAAGGACGATCTCTACGAGATCCTGCGCAAGAAGAATAGCTGCTGTGGCGGCTGTGGCGGTTGA
- the fadD2 gene encoding long-chain-fatty-acid--CoA ligase FadD2: protein MQPDFWNDKRPAGVPSDIDLTAYKSVVEVFERSCKKFADRPAFSNLGVTLTYAELDRLSAAFGAYLQKHTDLKPGDRIAVQMPNILQYPIAVFGALRAGLVVVNTNPLYTAREMRHQFKDSGARALVYVNLFGKLVQEVLPDTGLEYLIEARMGDLLSPLKGLLVNTVVKHVKKMVPEYSLPQAVSFKDALRQGRGHGLQPVKAGLDDIAVLQYTGGTTGVAKGAMLTHGNLVANMQQVHACLQQHGPDGKPLMQVGNEVMIAPLPLYHIYAFTANCMCMMVNGNHNVLITNPRDIPGFIKELKKWRFSALLGLNTLFVALMDRPEFKELDFSNLKVTNSGGTALVTATAERWKAMTGCSVVEGYGLTETSPVVSTNPYGDQARLGTVGIPVPGTALKVIDDNGNDLGLGERGELCVKGPQVMKGYWQRPEATAEVLDAEGWLRTGDIAVIDQDGFVRIVDRKKDLIIVSGFNVYPNEIEDVVMAHPKVANCAAVGVPDEKSGEAVKLFVVPREGGVTVEELKAYCKENFTGYKVPKHIVLKDALPMTPVGKILRRELRETA from the coding sequence ATGCAACCTGATTTCTGGAACGACAAACGCCCGGCCGGCGTGCCCAGCGACATTGATCTGACGGCCTACAAGTCCGTGGTCGAAGTGTTCGAACGCTCCTGCAAGAAGTTCGCCGACCGTCCGGCGTTCAGCAACCTGGGCGTGACCCTGACCTATGCCGAGCTGGACCGCCTGTCCGCTGCTTTCGGCGCGTACCTGCAGAAGCACACCGACCTCAAGCCCGGTGACCGCATCGCCGTGCAGATGCCCAACATCCTGCAGTACCCGATCGCCGTGTTCGGCGCCCTGCGCGCCGGGCTGGTGGTGGTCAACACCAACCCGCTGTACACCGCGCGCGAGATGCGCCACCAGTTCAAGGACTCCGGCGCCCGCGCGCTGGTCTACGTGAACCTGTTCGGCAAGCTGGTGCAGGAAGTGCTGCCCGACACGGGGCTCGAATACCTGATCGAGGCGCGCATGGGCGACCTGCTGTCGCCGCTCAAGGGGCTCCTGGTCAACACCGTGGTCAAGCACGTGAAGAAGATGGTGCCGGAGTACAGCCTGCCCCAGGCCGTCTCCTTCAAGGACGCCCTGCGCCAGGGCCGTGGCCACGGGCTGCAGCCGGTCAAGGCCGGTCTCGACGACATCGCCGTGCTGCAATACACCGGCGGCACCACCGGCGTGGCCAAGGGCGCCATGCTCACCCACGGCAACCTGGTGGCGAACATGCAGCAGGTGCACGCCTGCCTGCAGCAGCACGGCCCGGACGGCAAGCCACTGATGCAGGTCGGCAACGAGGTGATGATCGCGCCGCTGCCGCTGTACCACATCTATGCCTTCACCGCGAACTGCATGTGCATGATGGTCAACGGCAACCACAACGTACTGATCACTAACCCGCGCGACATCCCCGGCTTCATCAAGGAACTGAAGAAGTGGCGCTTCTCCGCGCTGCTGGGGCTGAACACCCTGTTCGTCGCCCTGATGGATCGCCCGGAGTTCAAGGAACTCGACTTCTCCAACCTGAAGGTCACCAACTCCGGTGGCACCGCGCTGGTCACCGCCACCGCCGAGCGCTGGAAGGCCATGACCGGTTGTTCCGTGGTCGAAGGCTACGGCCTCACCGAAACCTCCCCGGTGGTCAGCACCAACCCCTACGGCGACCAGGCGCGCCTGGGCACCGTCGGCATCCCGGTGCCGGGTACCGCGCTGAAGGTGATCGATGACAACGGCAATGACCTCGGCCTGGGCGAGCGGGGCGAGCTGTGCGTGAAGGGCCCGCAGGTGATGAAGGGCTACTGGCAGCGCCCGGAAGCCACCGCCGAGGTGCTGGACGCCGAAGGCTGGCTGCGTACCGGCGACATCGCGGTGATCGATCAGGACGGCTTCGTCCGTATTGTCGACCGCAAGAAGGACCTGATCATCGTCTCCGGCTTCAACGTCTACCCCAACGAGATCGAGGACGTGGTCATGGCCCACCCGAAAGTCGCCAACTGCGCGGCGGTCGGCGTGCCGGACGAGAAGTCCGGCGAGGCGGTGAAACTGTTCGTCGTGCCGCGCGAGGGCGGGGTGACGGTGGAGGAGCTCAAGGCCTACTGCAAGGAGAATTTCACCGGCTACAAGGTGCCCAAGCACATCGTGCTCAAGGACGCCCTGCCGATGACGCCGGTGGGCAAGATCCTGCGTCGGGAGCTGCGCGAAACGGCTTGA
- a CDS encoding alpha/beta hydrolase: MPYAAYWLTASDETPLYTRHWAPEGQFRGALMLSHGMAEHAGRYERLALALNAAGYHLYAIDQRGHGRTAENSELGHYADRGGWGKVIGDLHTLNQHVREEHPDLPIVLLGHSMGSYIGSAYLMQHSASVKAAVLSGSNYQPVALYKSARLIARFERWRQGPLGRSALIDFLSFGSFNKAFKPNRTAFDWLSRDPAEVDKYVADPLCGFRCSNQLWLDLLGGLADITPLEHLSRIRSDLPVLVIGGERDPVSQGKRLRDLAQAMTRAGVRDVQLKIYPDARHELFNESNRDEITRNLIDWLAAHCPVSQVEKSEEPL; this comes from the coding sequence ATGCCTTACGCCGCCTACTGGCTGACCGCCAGCGACGAGACACCGCTGTACACCCGCCACTGGGCACCGGAAGGTCAGTTCCGCGGGGCTCTGATGCTGTCCCACGGCATGGCCGAACATGCCGGCCGCTACGAGCGCCTGGCCCTGGCGCTGAACGCCGCCGGCTATCACCTCTACGCCATCGACCAGCGCGGCCACGGCCGCACCGCCGAGAACAGCGAACTCGGCCACTACGCCGACCGCGGCGGCTGGGGCAAGGTGATCGGCGACCTGCACACGCTGAACCAGCATGTGCGCGAGGAGCATCCGGACCTGCCCATCGTCCTGCTCGGCCACAGCATGGGCAGCTACATCGGCAGCGCCTACCTGATGCAGCACAGCGCCAGCGTGAAGGCGGCAGTGCTGTCCGGCTCCAATTACCAGCCAGTGGCGCTGTACAAGAGCGCCCGCCTGATCGCCCGCTTCGAGCGCTGGCGCCAGGGCCCGCTGGGGCGCAGCGCGCTGATCGACTTCCTCTCCTTCGGCTCGTTCAACAAAGCCTTCAAACCCAACCGTACCGCCTTCGACTGGCTCAGCCGCGATCCCGCCGAAGTCGACAAATACGTCGCCGACCCGCTCTGCGGCTTCCGCTGCAGCAATCAGCTATGGCTGGACCTGCTCGGCGGCCTGGCCGACATCACGCCGCTGGAGCACCTGTCGCGCATCCGCAGCGACCTGCCGGTACTGGTGATCGGTGGCGAGCGCGACCCGGTCAGCCAGGGCAAGCGCCTGCGCGACCTCGCCCAGGCGATGACCCGGGCCGGGGTACGCGACGTCCAACTGAAGATCTATCCCGACGCTCGTCACGAGCTGTTCAACGAGAGCAACCGCGACGAGATCACCCGCAACCTGATCGACTGGCTGGCGGCGCACTGCCCCGTCTCGCAGGTCGAGAAATCCGAGGAGCCCCTATGA
- a CDS encoding MaoC family dehydratase: MTQVQNVPYEELEVGQKANFRRNVGERDIQLFAEVSGDRNPVHLDADYAATTQFKERIAHGMLTGALISAAIATTLPGPGTIYLGQNLTFTRPVKLGDELTVELEVLEKLPKNRVRIGTVVLNQDGKAVVKGEAEVLAPTEKLNIELPALPPITIG, translated from the coding sequence ATGACCCAGGTCCAGAACGTCCCCTATGAAGAACTCGAAGTCGGCCAGAAGGCCAACTTCCGACGCAACGTCGGCGAGCGCGACATCCAGCTGTTTGCCGAGGTCTCCGGCGACCGCAACCCGGTGCACCTGGACGCCGACTACGCCGCCACCACCCAGTTCAAGGAACGCATCGCCCACGGCATGCTCACTGGCGCGCTGATCAGCGCGGCGATCGCCACCACCCTGCCCGGCCCGGGCACTATCTACCTCGGCCAGAATCTGACGTTCACCCGCCCGGTGAAGCTCGGTGACGAACTGACGGTAGAGCTGGAAGTGCTGGAAAAGCTGCCGAAGAACCGCGTACGCATCGGCACCGTGGTGCTCAACCAGGATGGCAAGGCCGTGGTCAAAGGCGAGGCCGAAGTGCTGGCACCCACCGAGAAGCTCAACATCGAACTGCCTGCCCTGCCGCCGATCACCATCGGCTGA
- a CDS encoding MFS transporter, protein MDLRLLLLSICTFAAGLAEAILTGILPSLADDLGVSLSLAGQLTSLFSLSFAIAAPLLGWFTRGADCRRLLVITLLVFAAFNAGAALSPGYVPLLLMRIGMAACCGLLIMQASLLAVELAPPTQRGRAIGLIFMGISGSLVFGVPAGVLVNEWFGWRWIFAAIALYSLPLAALLRLALPRRALVSPANGAAYKRQLRSPSLNLAQLVSILLLGGHFTLFAYITPWFQQVAGITDSQRIALTLLLIGLAAIGGGYLGGWLSDRLGHRRALIVVPILFALAMLAIPLSLGYPWMLLAALMVWSTISWMISPAVQSYLLASDPASGSAGVALNTSAMHLGVALGAALGGAVISLAGIAWTPWLGIGLVALSVLCAVLSCWLQREPDDAPLSVPSR, encoded by the coding sequence ATGGACCTTCGACTGCTGTTGCTGTCCATCTGCACCTTCGCCGCGGGCCTCGCCGAGGCCATCCTCACCGGCATCCTGCCGTCACTCGCCGATGACCTGGGCGTTTCCCTCAGCCTCGCCGGCCAGCTCACCAGCCTGTTCTCCCTGAGCTTCGCCATCGCCGCGCCGCTGCTCGGCTGGTTCACCCGTGGCGCCGACTGCCGCCGCCTGCTGGTGATCACCCTGCTGGTGTTCGCCGCCTTCAACGCCGGCGCGGCGCTCAGCCCCGGTTACGTCCCCCTGCTGCTGATGCGCATCGGTATGGCCGCCTGTTGCGGGCTGTTGATCATGCAGGCCAGCCTGCTGGCGGTGGAGCTGGCGCCGCCGACCCAGCGCGGGCGCGCCATCGGCCTGATCTTCATGGGTATCAGCGGCTCGCTGGTGTTCGGCGTGCCGGCCGGCGTGCTGGTGAACGAATGGTTCGGCTGGCGCTGGATCTTCGCCGCCATCGCCCTCTATTCGCTGCCGCTGGCCGCACTGCTGCGTCTCGCCCTGCCCCGCCGCGCCCTCGTCAGCCCGGCCAATGGCGCGGCGTACAAGCGCCAGCTGCGCAGCCCCTCGCTGAACCTGGCGCAACTGGTGTCGATCCTGCTGCTGGGCGGGCACTTCACCCTGTTCGCCTACATCACGCCCTGGTTCCAGCAGGTGGCCGGGATCACCGACAGCCAGCGCATCGCCCTGACCCTCTTGCTGATCGGCCTTGCGGCCATTGGCGGCGGCTACCTCGGCGGCTGGCTGAGCGACCGCCTCGGCCATCGCCGCGCCTTGATCGTGGTACCGATCCTGTTTGCCCTGGCGATGCTGGCGATCCCGCTGAGCCTCGGGTACCCCTGGATGCTGCTGGCGGCGCTGATGGTCTGGAGCACCATCAGTTGGATGATCTCGCCGGCGGTGCAGAGCTACCTGCTGGCCAGCGACCCGGCCAGCGGCAGCGCCGGGGTGGCGCTGAACACCTCGGCGATGCACCTGGGCGTAGCCCTCGGCGCTGCACTGGGCGGCGCGGTGATCAGCCTCGCGGGCATCGCCTGGACGCCCTGGCTCGGTATCGGCCTGGTGGCGCTCTCGGTGCTCTGCGCCGTGCTGTCCTGCTGGCTGCAGCGCGAGCCGGACGACGCGCCCCTCAGCGTTCCTTCACGGTGA
- a CDS encoding efflux RND transporter periplasmic adaptor subunit, whose translation MRGFLRVAITLILVAAAVLAGTWLWRYYMLSPWTRDARVRADVVVIAPDVSGWVTDLAVQDNQQVKAGDLIMRIDRERYAANLEQAKAQAETRHQQYLLRQSEASRRNRLGIAAISAEDKETAQINAAIAKSEYDEALAQVRLAELNLTRSEMRAPRDGQVTNLRLAQGNYAQAGQPAMALVDQKSFYVTAYFEETKLPGIRVGQPAKVVLMSGDTPIDGTVQSISSGITDRNAIPDSQLLANVEPTFNWVRLAQRIPVRIHLDRVPEGVHLSAGMTASVTVKER comes from the coding sequence ATGCGCGGATTCCTTCGCGTAGCCATCACCCTGATTCTGGTCGCTGCCGCGGTGCTCGCCGGCACCTGGCTATGGCGTTACTACATGCTGTCGCCCTGGACCCGCGATGCGCGGGTACGCGCCGACGTGGTGGTGATCGCCCCGGACGTTTCCGGGTGGGTCACCGACCTTGCGGTGCAGGACAACCAGCAGGTGAAAGCCGGCGACCTGATCATGCGCATCGACCGCGAGCGCTACGCCGCCAACCTCGAGCAGGCCAAGGCACAGGCCGAAACCCGGCACCAGCAGTACCTGCTGCGCCAGAGCGAAGCGTCGCGGCGCAATCGTCTGGGCATCGCCGCGATCAGCGCCGAAGACAAGGAAACCGCGCAGATCAACGCCGCCATCGCCAAGAGCGAGTACGACGAGGCGCTGGCCCAGGTGCGCCTGGCCGAGCTGAACCTCACCCGCAGCGAGATGCGTGCCCCGCGCGACGGACAGGTGACCAACCTGCGCCTGGCCCAGGGCAACTATGCTCAGGCCGGCCAGCCGGCGATGGCGCTGGTGGACCAGAAGTCCTTCTACGTCACCGCCTACTTCGAGGAGACCAAGCTACCCGGCATCCGCGTCGGCCAGCCGGCGAAGGTCGTGCTGATGAGCGGCGACACCCCCATCGACGGCACCGTGCAAAGCATCAGCAGCGGCATCACCGACCGCAATGCCATTCCCGACAGCCAGTTGCTGGCCAACGTCGAGCCGACCTTCAACTGGGTACGCCTGGCCCAGCGCATTCCGGTGCGCATCCATCTCGACAGGGTTCCCGAAGGCGTGCACCTGAGCGCCGGGATGACCGCCAGCGTCACCGTGAAGGAACGCTGA
- a CDS encoding DUF1656 domain-containing protein yields the protein MGLHEVGWGGVYLSPLFIYAVLALGLTVVLRLLLQATPFGRWIWHEALFDCSLFVLILCGVTWALSGIP from the coding sequence ATGGGCCTGCATGAGGTCGGCTGGGGCGGTGTCTACCTCAGCCCGCTGTTCATCTACGCCGTGCTGGCCCTGGGCCTGACCGTGGTACTGCGCCTGCTGCTGCAGGCTACGCCCTTCGGCCGCTGGATCTGGCACGAAGCGTTGTTCGATTGCTCGTTGTTCGTGTTGATTCTCTGCGGCGTCACCTGGGCGCTGAGTGGGATCCCTTGA
- a CDS encoding FUSC family protein: MRPTLQAFLAPDTLALTFAIKTLLAGGLALWCAFRFDLEQPQWALMTVFIVSQPLSGMVVAKGLFRLIGTLAGTAMSVVIMALFAQTPWLFLLAVSVWLGLCTAASTTLRNHMSYAFVLSGYTVAIIGLPAISHPLGVFDQAVARSTEICLGILCASAVSAILWPRRVEANLDKQARATWLAGMQAARSEIDADAREIRGLLQALGKIVEVDVQRDHAWFEGYRGRMRSRALRILSRDLLSLLRTARGVARQRSVLDEGDKARLQPWIDELQALLQDPQVEPMKMLGARLEQAGTDDTRSNDLRYCLTRCALLLRKAVDAEHTMRSVASGAVDERTTGTLSWHRDGLMALFYGLRSALALLGMSAFWMATAWPAATGGMLLAAVICSLFANRDNAVAIGLGFLRGILYAIPAAAVVTQWLLPQWNGFPLLCMALGVPLFFALLGMATPALAGIATSFSIHFITLVAPSNVMKYDLASLLNSAQGIVIGVGFAVVVFRLLTLPADWLNRRLIQATCVDLGRLTRRPIAEAENWFGGRMADRLIRLARHYTLLPKAGQRRWQDGLLALDLGNELIHMRACLNGAQGVLRKSRDQFLGALASVLEQGPGIGREQRLESLCEPLEQALARDRQGDSEPNRLARAALAQLRHTWRQWCRLEESHGPA; the protein is encoded by the coding sequence GTGCGACCTACGCTACAGGCATTCCTCGCGCCGGATACGCTGGCGCTGACGTTCGCGATCAAGACCCTCCTGGCTGGTGGCCTGGCGCTCTGGTGCGCCTTCCGTTTCGACCTCGAGCAGCCACAGTGGGCGCTGATGACGGTGTTCATCGTGTCCCAGCCGTTGTCGGGCATGGTGGTGGCCAAGGGGCTGTTCCGCCTGATCGGCACCCTGGCCGGCACCGCCATGTCGGTGGTCATCATGGCCTTGTTCGCCCAGACCCCCTGGCTGTTCCTGCTGGCCGTATCGGTGTGGCTCGGCCTGTGTACCGCCGCTTCGACGACCCTGCGCAACCACATGTCCTACGCCTTCGTGCTCTCGGGCTATACGGTGGCGATCATCGGCCTGCCGGCGATCAGCCATCCGCTGGGGGTGTTCGACCAGGCCGTGGCGCGTTCCACAGAAATCTGCCTGGGCATCCTCTGCGCCTCGGCGGTCAGCGCCATCCTCTGGCCGCGCCGGGTCGAGGCCAACCTGGACAAGCAGGCGCGGGCCACCTGGCTTGCCGGGATGCAGGCCGCACGCAGCGAAATCGACGCCGATGCGCGGGAAATCAGGGGCCTGCTGCAGGCGCTGGGCAAGATCGTCGAGGTGGACGTGCAGCGCGACCACGCCTGGTTCGAGGGGTATCGCGGGCGCATGCGGTCGCGGGCGCTGCGCATCCTGTCCCGCGATCTGCTCAGCCTGTTGCGCACTGCACGTGGCGTGGCCCGCCAGCGCAGCGTGCTGGACGAGGGCGACAAGGCGCGGCTGCAACCCTGGATCGATGAACTGCAAGCGCTGTTGCAGGACCCGCAGGTCGAGCCGATGAAGATGCTGGGCGCGCGGCTGGAGCAGGCGGGCACCGACGACACCCGGTCCAATGACCTGCGCTACTGCCTGACCCGCTGTGCCCTGTTGCTGCGCAAGGCCGTGGACGCCGAGCACACCATGCGCTCGGTTGCTTCGGGCGCGGTGGATGAGCGAACGACCGGTACGCTGTCCTGGCACCGCGATGGGCTGATGGCGCTGTTCTACGGATTGCGCAGTGCCCTGGCGCTGCTCGGCATGTCGGCCTTCTGGATGGCCACCGCATGGCCCGCCGCCACCGGTGGAATGCTGCTGGCGGCGGTGATCTGCAGCCTGTTCGCCAACCGCGACAACGCCGTTGCCATTGGCCTGGGCTTCCTGCGCGGCATTCTCTATGCGATACCCGCCGCCGCGGTGGTCACCCAGTGGCTGCTGCCGCAATGGAATGGCTTCCCCTTGCTCTGCATGGCCCTGGGCGTGCCGCTGTTCTTCGCCTTGCTGGGCATGGCCACGCCGGCATTGGCCGGCATCGCCACGTCGTTCTCGATCCACTTCATCACCCTGGTGGCGCCGAGCAATGTGATGAAGTACGACCTGGCCAGCCTGCTCAATTCCGCACAGGGCATCGTCATCGGCGTGGGCTTCGCGGTCGTGGTGTTCCGCCTGTTGACCCTGCCGGCGGACTGGCTGAACCGCCGCCTGATCCAGGCCACCTGTGTCGATCTCGGGCGGCTGACCCGGCGGCCGATCGCGGAGGCGGAGAACTGGTTCGGTGGCCGCATGGCCGACCGCCTGATTCGCCTCGCGCGGCACTACACCCTGCTGCCGAAAGCCGGGCAGCGGCGCTGGCAGGACGGCCTGCTGGCGCTGGACCTGGGCAACGAGCTGATCCACATGCGCGCCTGTCTCAATGGCGCCCAGGGTGTGCTGCGCAAGTCGCGCGACCAGTTCCTCGGCGCGCTTGCCAGCGTGCTGGAGCAAGGGCCGGGCATCGGCCGCGAGCAGCGCCTGGAATCGCTCTGCGAACCGCTGGAACAGGCCCTGGCGCGTGATCGCCAGGGCGACAGCGAACCCAATCGCCTGGCCCGCGCCGCCCTGGCGCAATTGCGCCACACTTGGCGGCAGTGGTGTCGACTGGAGGAATCGCATGGGCCTGCATGA
- the ccoM gene encoding cytochrome c oxidase subunit CcoM, whose translation MFIDEVVLAGIVTVGLMVLFFGGVGYFIWKDSHKRG comes from the coding sequence ATGTTCATCGACGAAGTGGTTCTCGCAGGCATCGTTACCGTAGGACTCATGGTTCTGTTCTTCGGCGGGGTCGGATATTTCATCTGGAAGGACTCGCACAAGCGCGGTTGA
- a CDS encoding alpha-ketoglutarate-dependent dioxygenase AlkB family protein, with protein MLFDDAPIHLPDAELRLLSDWCPPRRAAQWFEQLVAETPWEQPCVRLHGRDYPVPRLVNWYGDPEAFYAYSGLTHVPLPWTPLLTEIRARVEEAAGQRFNGVLLNYYRDGQDSMGWHSDDEPALGRNPVVASLNLGGARRFDLRRKGRHTIEHSIELSGGSLLVMSGATQHYWQHQVAKTRHAVAPRLNLTFRLVHALP; from the coding sequence ATGCTGTTCGACGATGCCCCCATTCACTTGCCCGATGCCGAGTTGCGCCTGCTGTCCGACTGGTGCCCGCCGCGGCGTGCTGCTCAGTGGTTCGAACAACTGGTCGCCGAGACGCCCTGGGAGCAGCCATGCGTGCGCCTGCACGGGCGCGACTACCCGGTGCCGCGGCTGGTCAACTGGTACGGCGATCCCGAGGCTTTCTATGCCTACTCCGGCCTGACCCACGTGCCGCTACCCTGGACGCCGCTGCTGACGGAGATCCGCGCACGGGTGGAAGAGGCGGCCGGGCAGCGCTTCAACGGCGTGCTGCTCAACTACTACCGCGACGGCCAGGATTCGATGGGCTGGCACAGCGACGACGAACCGGCACTGGGCCGCAACCCGGTGGTGGCGTCATTGAATCTCGGTGGCGCGCGGCGCTTCGACCTGCGGCGCAAGGGGCGACACACAATCGAACATTCCATCGAGCTGTCCGGCGGTTCGCTGCTGGTCATGTCCGGCGCGACGCAGCATTATTGGCAACATCAGGTCGCCAAGACGCGCCATGCGGTCGCGCCGCGCCTGAATCTGACTTTCCGCCTGGTGCATGCCCTGCCATGA